One segment of Macaca fascicularis isolate 582-1 chromosome 2, T2T-MFA8v1.1 DNA contains the following:
- the TRA2B gene encoding transformer-2 protein homolog beta isoform X1 — MSDSGEQNYGERESRSASRSGSAHGSGKSARHTPARSRSKEDSRRSRSKSRSRSESRSRSRRSSRRHYTRSRSRSRSHRRSRSRSYSRDYRRRHSHSHSPMSTRRRHVGNRANPDPNCCLGVFGLSLYTTERDLREVFSKYGPIADVSIVYDQQSRRSRGFAFVYFENVDDAKEAKERANGMELDGRRIRVDFSITKRPHTPTPGIYMGRPTYGSSRRRDYYDRGYDRGYDDRDYYSRSYRGGGGGGGGWRAAQDRDQIYRRRSPSPYYSRGGYRSRSRSRSYSPRRY, encoded by the exons GAATCCCGTTCTGCTTCCAGAAGTGGAAGTGCTCACGGATCGGGGAAATCTGCAAGGCATACCCCTGCAAGGTCTCGCTCCAAGGAAGATTCCAGGCGTTCCAGATCAAAGTCCAGGTCCAGATCTGAATCTAG GTCTAGATCCAGAAGAAGCTCCCGAAGGCATTATACCCGGTCACGGTCTCGCTCCCGCTCCCATAGAAGATCACGTAGCAGGTCTTACAGTCGAGATTATCGTAGACGGCACAGCCACAGCCATTCTCCCATGTCTACTCGCAGGCGTCATGTTGGGAATCGG gcaAATCCTGATCCTAACTGTTGTCTTGGAGTATTTGGGCTGAGCTTGTACACCACAGAAAGAGATCTAAGAGAAGTGTTCTCTAAATATGGTCCCATTGCCGATGTGTCTATTGTGTATGACCAGCAGTCTAGGCGTTCAAGAGGATTTgcctttgtatattttgaaaatgtagatGATGCCAAGGAA gCTAAAGAACGTGCCAATGGAATGGAACTTGATGGGCGTAGGATCAGAGTTGATTTCTCTATAACAAAAAGACCCCATACACCAACACCAGGAATTTACATGGGGAGACCTACTTA tggCAGCTCTCGCCGTCGGGATTATTATGACAGAGGATATGATCGGGGCTATGATGATCGGGACTACTATAGCAGATCATACAG AGGAGGAGGTGGcggaggaggaggatggagagCTGCTCAAGACAGGGATCAGATTTATAG AAGGCGGTCACCTTCTCCTTACTATAGTCGTGGAGGATACAGATCACGTTCCAGATCTCGATCATATTCACCTC GTCGCTATTAA
- the TRA2B gene encoding transformer-2 protein homolog beta isoform X2, translating to MSTRRRHVGNRANPDPNCCLGVFGLSLYTTERDLREVFSKYGPIADVSIVYDQQSRRSRGFAFVYFENVDDAKEAKERANGMELDGRRIRVDFSITKRPHTPTPGIYMGRPTYGSSRRRDYYDRGYDRGYDDRDYYSRSYRGGGGGGGGWRAAQDRDQIYRRRSPSPYYSRGGYRSRSRSRSYSPRRY from the exons ATGTCTACTCGCAGGCGTCATGTTGGGAATCGG gcaAATCCTGATCCTAACTGTTGTCTTGGAGTATTTGGGCTGAGCTTGTACACCACAGAAAGAGATCTAAGAGAAGTGTTCTCTAAATATGGTCCCATTGCCGATGTGTCTATTGTGTATGACCAGCAGTCTAGGCGTTCAAGAGGATTTgcctttgtatattttgaaaatgtagatGATGCCAAGGAA gCTAAAGAACGTGCCAATGGAATGGAACTTGATGGGCGTAGGATCAGAGTTGATTTCTCTATAACAAAAAGACCCCATACACCAACACCAGGAATTTACATGGGGAGACCTACTTA tggCAGCTCTCGCCGTCGGGATTATTATGACAGAGGATATGATCGGGGCTATGATGATCGGGACTACTATAGCAGATCATACAG AGGAGGAGGTGGcggaggaggaggatggagagCTGCTCAAGACAGGGATCAGATTTATAG AAGGCGGTCACCTTCTCCTTACTATAGTCGTGGAGGATACAGATCACGTTCCAGATCTCGATCATATTCACCTC GTCGCTATTAA